A DNA window from Hordeum vulgare subsp. vulgare chromosome 1H, MorexV3_pseudomolecules_assembly, whole genome shotgun sequence contains the following coding sequences:
- the LOC123425594 gene encoding NAC transcription factor NAM-B1-like, translating to MSMAQQGQGQGQGAATSLPPEFRFHPTDEELILHYLCNRAAAAPCPVPIIADLDIYNFDPWDLPSQAVYGDNEWYFFSPRDRKYPNGIRPNRAAGSGYWKATGTDKPIYDAATGQGVGVKKALVFYKGRLPKGTKTAWIMHEYRLAIDPLAVVVNTYRPIKFRNISMRVCM from the exons ATGTCGATGGCGCAGCAGGGGCAGGGGCAGGGGCAGGGGGCGGCAACGTCGCTGCCGCCGGAGTTCCggttccacccgacggacgaggagCTCATCCTGCACTACCTCTGCAACCGTGCCGCAGCCGCACCGTGCCCCGTCCCCATCATCGCCGACCTCGACATCTACAACTTCGACCCATGGGACCTCCCTT CCCAGGCGGTGTACGGCGACAACGAGTGGTACTTCTTCAGCCCGCGGGACCGCAAGTACCCTAACGGCATCCGCCCCAACCGCGCCGCCGGCTCCGGCTACTGGAAGGCCACCGGCACCGACAAGCCCATCTACGACGCCGCCACCGGCCAGGGCGTCGGCGTCAAGAAGGCTCTCGTCTTCTACAAGGGCCGCCTGCCCAAGGGCACCAAGACGGCATGGATCATGCACGAGTACCGCCTCGCCATCGaccccctcgccgtcgtcgtcaacACCTACAGGCCCATCAAGTTCCGCAACATATCCATGAGGGTATGTATGTAA
- the LOC123425585 gene encoding REF/SRPP-like protein OsI_017815, with the protein MAQSGNDAAAAPINSQPAAEEVTVERTPEEEAARLRYLEFVQQAAAQAVVLAAAAYAYAKQGAGPLRPGVDHVEGTVKAVVGPVYDRYHAVPLDLLKFLDRKVDESVQELDRRVPPVVKEVPTYARSAAAEVQKTGIMGTATGLAKSAISRAEPKARDLYTRYEPVAERKAAEAWAALNRLPLVPSVTRAVLPTAAQLSAKYNSAVLDGAKRGNSVATYLPLVPTERIARVFAYPAADPAPATAPEMQPIPTQ; encoded by the exons ATGGCGCAGTCCGGCAACGACGCAGCCGCCGCCCCGATCAACTCCCAGCCCGCGGCG GAGGAGGTGACGGTGGAGAGGACTcccgaggaggaggcggccaggctgAGGTACCTCGAGTTCGTGCAGCAGGCGGCGGCGCAGGCGGTCGTGCTGGCCGCCGCGGCCTACGCCTACGCCAAGCAGGGCGCCGGCCCGCTCCGCCCCGGTGTCGACCACGTCGAGGGCACGGTCAAGGCCGTCGTCGGCCCCGTCTACGACCGCTACCACGCCGTGCCGCTCGACCTCCTCAAGTTCCTTGACCGCAAG GTTGATGAGTCTGTCCAGGAGCTTGACCGCCGTGTCCCACCGGTTGTGAAGGAGGTGCCGACCTATGCCCGCTCTGCAGCAGCTGAGGTGCAGAAGACAGGCATAATGGGCACAGCAACTGGCCTGGCCAAGTCGGCCATTTCTCGTGCCGAGCCAAAGGCCCGTGACTTGTACACCCGCTACGAGCCTGTGGCAGAGCGCAAGGCTGCCGAAGCCTGGGCCGCCCTGAACCGCCTTCCGCTCGTCCCCTCGGTGACCCGTGCCGTCCTCCCCACAGCTGCACAGCTCTCAGCCAAGTACAACTCTGCCGTGCTTGATGGTGCTAAGCGGGGCAACTCTGTCGCCACCTACCTCCCACTCGTCCCCACGGAGCGCATCGCAAGGGTTTTTGCCTACCCGGCTGCCGACCCTGCGCCTGCCACAGCTCCAGAGATGCAGCCCATCCCGACGCAGTAA
- the LOC123407562 gene encoding BTB/POZ and MATH domain-containing protein 2-like, producing the protein MAEPTARITTVGSSAFRFIVDHEQSKKLPIGKAIHSDVVSAGGHHWRIEFFPRGQSEADKGEYVSIFFRHMSKTTSVRAVIEAFVIGSDGNPSAPDILQRTFQTFETNGDKGRRDSWGWNRFVKAAILEKIFLAERRVTFVCAIILIDDKPAIPVPPSDIGTHLGRLLDHADGTDVSFIVGDDTFLAHRAVLAARSPVFRAQLFGSMSEATMSSIRLHDITPATFKVMLGFIYMDELPGQDESNDYSTEMLQDLLAAADLYALDRLKVICAQKLWNAVSVDTVATMLACAETYNCQELKNSCIDFFTVEGNFKEAMFTDGYALLVLKFPLITAELKKRVRA; encoded by the coding sequence ATGGCAGAGCCGACGGCGAGGATCACCACCGTGGGCTCTTCGGCCTTCCGGTTCATAGTAGACCACGAGCAAAGCAAGAAGCTTCCCATCGGCAAGGCCATCCACTCCGACGTCGTCTCCGCCGGGGGGCACCACTGGAGGATCGAGTTCTTCCCGCGCGGCCAGAGCGAGGCCGACAAGGGCGAGTATGTTTCCATCTTCTTCAGGCACATGAGCAAAACCACAAGCGTCAGGGCCGTCATCGAGGCCTTCGTCATTGGCAGCGACGGCAATCCATCTGCGCCGGACATACTGCAGAGGACATTTCAAACCTTTGAAACCAACGGAGATAAAGGCCGCCGTGATTCCTGGGGATGGAATCGGTTCGTCAAGGCAGCCATCCTGGAGAAAATTTTCTTAGCAGAGAGGCGCGTCACGTTCGTATGCGCCATCATACTCATTGACGACAAACCTGCTATTCCCGTCCCGCCTTCAGATATCGGGACTCATCTTGGCCGCCTGCTTGATCATGCCGACGGGACAGACGTTTCATTCATCGTCGGCGACGATACTTTCCTCGCTCACCGCGCGGTGCTTGCTGCTCGCTCACCGGTCTTTAGAGCACAGCTCTTCGGTTCCATGTCCGAGGCTACCATGTCATCCATCAGGTTGCACGACATCACGCCTGCAACTTTCAAAGTTATGCTTGGATTTATATACATGGATGAATTACCCGGACAAGACGAGTCCAACGACTATTCCACCGAGATGCTCCAGGATCTACTCGCTGCGGCTGATCTATATGCACTTGATAGGCTCAAGGTTATTTGTGCCCAAAAGTTATGGAACGCAGTTTCAGTAGACACAGTTGCAACCATGTTAGCTTGTGCCGAAACCTATAACTGCCAGGAGTTGAAGAATAGCTGCATTGACTTCTTCACAGTGGAAGGAAATTTTAAGGAGGCCATGTTCACTGATGGTTATGCATTGTTGGTTCTAAAATTCCCGTTGATTACTGCTGAACTCAAAAAGAGGGTTAGAGCATAA